In a single window of the Gossypium hirsutum isolate 1008001.06 chromosome A13, Gossypium_hirsutum_v2.1, whole genome shotgun sequence genome:
- the LOC121212737 gene encoding uncharacterized protein → MTPSSPFSSSPSPSPSLSPWVVNQCHCQQTFQVPYPHPKLLKSYTISKNNDEKVLSRTNTRVGVKDANSTVFGLSQNLRLYVQFLAPVNRGSKFNKDKEEKLDYYVNMGYAIRTLIEEFLDIFYRELSFDIYRKKEKG, encoded by the exons ATGACGCCTTCTTCTCCCTTTTcctcttccccttccccttccccttccctttCCCCTTGGGTTGTAAATCAGTGCCATTGCCAG CAAACTTTCCAGGTACCCTACCCCCACCCTAAATTACTCAAGAGCTACACGATTTCGAAGAACAATGACGAGAAAGTTTTGTCAAGGACCAACACTAGGGTCGGTGTTAAGGATGCCAACAGTACGGTTTTTGGTTTGAGCCAAAACTTGAGGTTGTACGTACAATTTTTGGCTCCGGTGAATCGAGGATCGAAGTTCAACAAAGATAAAGAGGAGAAGCTAGATTATTACGTGAATATGGGTTACGCTATTCGGACCTTGATAGAGGAGTTCCTGGACATCTTCTATAGAGAGCTCAGTTTTGATATTTACAG aaaaaaagagaaagggtaA
- the LOC107894210 gene encoding uncharacterized protein, protein MPCFKLPLFLFLSSLFLHASLAEIICEDLPNDVCAFAIASSGKRCLLETGLEKNEKEEYQCRTSEVMVERMAEYIENDDCVRACGVDRNSIGISSDSLLEPQFTAKLCAPACCHKCPNIVDLFFNLAAGEGVFLPDLCEAQRINPRRSMVELMSSSGAALGPISSEASALAPSPTPPITSEVPDSNEALASILSPSSISSEASSSTSSPGPTPLLG, encoded by the exons ATGCCTTGTTTCAAACTCCCCTTGTTTCTCTTCCTTTCTTCTCTGTTCCTCCATGCTTCTCTAG CTGAAATTATTTGCGAAGATTTGCCCAACGATGTTTGCGCGTTTGCAATAGCATCTTCGGGGAAGAGATGCTTGTTGGAAACGGGGCTGGAGAAAAATGAAAAGGAGGAGTACCAATGCCGGACATCGGAGGTGATGGTAGAGAGAATGGCGGAGTATATCGAGAACGACGACTGTGTGCGGGCTTGTGGGGTTGACAGAAACTCAATTGGCATTTCATCCGATTCCCTTCTTGAGCCACAATTCACTGCCAAGCTTTGCGCCCCTGCTTGCTGCCACAAATGCCCCAACATTGTCGACCTTTTCTTCAATTTGGCCGCCGGTGAAG GAGTATTTTTACCAGATTTGTGTGAGGCTCAACGCATCAACCCAAGACGTTCAATGGTGGAGTTGATGTCTAGCTCTGGGGCAGCCCTTGGCCCTATTTCAAGTGAAGCTTCAGCTTTAGCTCCAAGCCCAACTCCTCCTATTACTAGTGAAGTTCCTGATTCGAATGAAGCTTTAGCTTCAATCCTAAGCCCATCTTCTATTTCTAGTGAAGCTTCATCTTCAACTTCGTCTCCAGGCCCAACTCCTCTGCTAGGATGA